One window of the Vanessa atalanta chromosome 22, ilVanAtal1.2, whole genome shotgun sequence genome contains the following:
- the LOC125072566 gene encoding uncharacterized protein LOC125072566 isoform X2, with translation MNSKKGKTKNRPKPSKTSQNVDLVDTKDAEISSKADESEKCESLKKEEITLPELNIDAAPEVIEQPVVPASEAPKKPKRSKAKKKQDTCIEPIAHDNLNTNAAEDDKKGNIVQTELQESVDVVPVARKKKTKSKKILDQPKANVEPQASECEVKIVEEKNTDINFDISHKENQDTEAPKTSELLQKETIVSKKKKKKKHRHDSEKSDLNDPCTLAFQKLLESSEDVNEENESEKVSVDTINLTQENISAIPVLITDSNQTRDLQENVKDDASKSKKKNKKGKKQPPETESQIKKECKHEPEEDVANVTTDKNITTENIELDTSAMDLNLKPKAKIVKPVQKKRKAKSESQDENIPESIEIDSEIKINEPKMVSEDKIPDKSIQESEVTNISISLIDDTKDIENKALSEITDKIDSTGENLSTEVFSSLEALSKNEEENLVSEKSFELPKIKEIPQEKDIIKSDSEKGSDNSGFVKVKTGKQKKKRQQNVDTVPEIIESVGPSTVKGSEINVLEHETSTSKDQKETYFEKHCDFVENSPKQDELETLSIATPDLIQYPRSTSQQHFDDNNNDTIIEEISTTDEFKLGIPIYTATPIIQGSGESPEAKTITEPIDVKVTEVTSPTISTSNDKNDIKSRIIEVNNDMEELRRSIERSLAELTGAEICTTEVDKEFEELFQNQMEDSQRTKRPEDKLESLQAEQLKSDETIMKSQKESVDTEIVRVSKLNTIIEIKSEQADATINQPISTEDSTEKPDMESDATSTVPICPARSKGKSKSKKKGKKETLSTSSNNSTTQQSDTTKKDTPKTSKSNNSDKSDQKPESSKEKGKQQSVNPTGDSDPNLKHLKLDLSFEPIENFEDALTSSADDVNKTFEIIVNEATESLRQNNPQINIIAPKEDTEEKNKEKKRKQNPASQPKNLLGKPNIPASSNKTDYKKEKNKPPNSIQAKVKIKDSVEIEKFNKDLKESHIDGKNKLNKQSNGPDTYSYLSNTNEDFIYKYSFRKVFLQSSCHVCKKALIHRFPCKFCSLVFYCSQKHHDEDWARHQFLCFAVSTIAHLKEQKHIYADAQNITGQDYRVLRMQMILSCEKILKRKLVPWEQEALLYPRLCADTSCRQWKQTKLKDCEGCGQISYCADHPDHLPLSHQRWCKSYALYQKLVNYQQTKGRLEPKLPTKVMEHYRIPEKMNEVLGAMYEEKIDMDEIQYAALTQLASAPLTAAYGYQIYSTKMNSTCANGVLKTTFTIHAVGTDLQFEADALNKWEIFFLHLRPDVQDLRVVLVGPDLNPSELPLELLGKIKLCENCRANKRRVMFHFHDKETYHEYYSGDDFITPDVVCAFNPNIQRSSLYNIKDTWSSTIDSILQQKVPFIITSYNIEELERDISRVKEITRYNFNVVSEAKHNPFSSLRPDRNFITDHEIPLLFKNYCFSILCGAF, from the exons ATGAATAGTAAGAAAGGTAAAACTAAAAACCGACCGAAACCATCAAAAACTTCACAAAACGTAGACTTAGTAGATACAAAAGATGCTGAGATTTCTAGCAAAGCTGATGAATCTGAAAAGTGTGAAAGTCTTAAAAAAGAAGAGATTACTTTACCGGAGCTTAATATTGATGCTGCACCTGAAGTCATAGAGCAGCCCGTCGTGCCGGCTAGTGAAGCTCCCAAAAAGCCAAAACGAAGCAAAGCTAAAAAGAAACAAGACACGTGTATCGAACCGATAGCACatgacaatttaaatacaaatgctgcagaagatgataaaaaaggaaatattgtCCAAACTGAATTGCAAGAATCTGTTGATGTTGTACCGGTCGCtcgtaaaaagaaaacaaaaagtaagaaaatattGGACCAACCAAAAGCTAATGTAGAACCACAAGCTTCAGAATGCGAGGTTAAAATAGTGgaagaaaaaaatacagacattAATTTTGACATATCTCATAAAGAAAATCAGGATACGGAAGCACCTAAAACTTCCGaattattacaaaaagaaaCAATCGTTtctaagaaaaagaaaaaaaagaaacatcgcCATGATTCAGAAAAATCTGATTTAAATGACCCTTGTACTCTAgcttttcaaaaattattagaATCATCAGAAGACGTTAATGAAGAAAATGAAAGTGAAAAGGTATCAGTGGACACTATCAATCTTACACAGGAAAATATAAGCGCAATTCCAGTACTTATTACGGATTCAAACCAAACTAGAGATTTACAAGAAAATGTAAAGGATGACGCATCGAAaagcaagaaaaaaaataaaaaaggtaaaaaacaGCCACCCGAAACAGAGTCACAAATCAAAAAAGAATGTAAACATGAACCAGAAGAGGATGTCGCAAATGTTacaacagataaaaatattactacagaaaatattgaattagaCACATCAGCAATGGACCTTAACTTGAAACCGAAAGCAAAAATTGTCAAGCCTGTTCAAAAGAAACGTAAAGCAAAATCAGAATCTCAAGATGAAAATATCCCAGAATCAATAGAAATTGATTCAGAAATTAAAATCAACGAACCTAAAATGGTATCTGAAGATAAAATCCCCGATAAGAGTATTCAAGAAAGTGAGGTTACGAATATATCCATAAGTTTGATAGACGATACGAAGGATATTGAAAATAAAGCGTTGTCGGAAATTACTGATAAAATTGATAGTACGGGTGAAAATCTTTCCACTGAAGTATTTTCATCATTAGAGGCATTAAGTAAAAATGAAGAAGAAAATCTTGTTAGTGAAAAATCTTTTGAACTACCTAAAATTAAGGAAATTCCACAAGAAAAAGACATTATAAAATCAGATAGCGAAAAAGGGTCTGACAATTCGGGCTTCGTAAAAGTTAAGACGggtaaacaaaagaaaaaacgaCAGCAAAATGTTGATACCGTACCTGAGATTATAGAATCTGTGGGTCCTTCAACAGTTAAGGGATCTGAAATAAATGTCCTAGAACATGAAACGTCAACTAGTAAAGATcaaaaagaaacatattttgaaaaGCATTGTGATTTTGTAGAAAATAGTCCTAAACAAGATGAACTGGAAACGTTAAGTATAGCTACTCCTGATTTGATTCAATACCCTAGATCTACAAGTCAACAACACTTTgacgataataataatgatacaatAATTGAAGAAATATCAACGACGGATGAGTTTAAATTGGGTATTCCTATTTATACAGCAACACCTATTATTCAAGGATCAGGTGAATCACCCGAAGCTAAAACTATTACTGAACCAATAGATGTTAAAGTTACTGAAGTAACTTCACCGACCATTAGCACTAGCAATGacaaaaatgatataaagtCCAGAATTATTGAAGTGAACAACGATATGGAAGAATTAAGGCGATCCATTGAAAGATCATTGGCAGAATTAACAGGTGCTGAAATATGCACTACTGAAGTAGATAAAGAGTTTGAAgagttatttcaaaatcaaatggAAGACTCACAACGAACAAAACGACCAGAGGATAAATTAGAAAGTTTACAAGCAGAACAATTGAAATCAGATGAAACAATTATGAAGTCGCAGAAAGAAAGTGTTGATACAGAAATCGTCAGAGTAagtaaattgaatacaattattgaaataaaatctgaaCAAGCAGACGCAACCATTAACCAACCGATATCTACTGAGGATAGTACCGAAAAGCCTGATATGGAATCGGATGCAACAAGTACAGTTCCTATTTGTCCAGCTAGAAGTAAAGGTAAAAGCAAATCAaagaaaaaaggtaaaaaagaaACTTTATCTACCAGTAGTAACAATTCCACTACTCAACAGTCAGACACTACGAAAAAAGACACACCTAAAACCTCTAAATCTAATAATTCTGATAAATCTGATCAAAAACCTGAATCATCAAAAGAAAAAGGTAAACAACAATCAGTAAATCCTACTGGAGATTCTGATCCtaatttgaaacatttgaaGTTGGATTTGTCTTTTGAGCCAATAGAAAATTTTGAAGACGCTCTTACATCTAGCGCTGATGACGTCAATAAaacttttgaaataattgtaaacGAAGCAACTGAATCGTTACGACAAAACAAtccacaaataaatataatagctCCGAAAGAAGATACCGAAGAAAAGAATAAAGAAAAGAAGCGAAAACAAAATCCTGCATCGCAGCCAAAAAACTTATTAGGCAAACCCAACATTCCTGCATCATCGAATAAAACTGATtacaaaaaggaaaaaaataaacctcCCAATTCAATACAagctaaagttaaaataaaggaTTCTGTGGAAATcgaaaaattcaataaagatttaaaagaaTCTCATATCgatggtaaaaataaattaaataaacagagtAATGGTCCCGatacttattcatatttatcGAACACGAACGaagatttcatttataaatacagtttCCGTAAAGTTTTCCTACAAAGTAGTTGCCACGTTTGTAAGAAGGCGTTGATACACAGATTCCCTTGTAAGTtttgttcattagttttctactgCAGTCAAAAACATCACGACGAAGATTGGGCTAGGCATCAATTCTTGTGTTTCGCTGTTTCCACAATTGCTCATCTAAAAG aaCAAAAACACATCTACGCTGATGCTCAAAATATTACCGGACAGGACTATCGCGTGCTTAGAATGCAAATGATTCTGTCTTGTGAAAAGATACTAAAACGAAAGCTGGTACCTTGGGAACAAGAGGCCTTGCTGTATCCTAGACTTTGTGCGGATACAAGTTGTAGACAATGGAAGCAAACGAAACTGAAAGATTGTGAGGGATGTGGTCAG ATATCATACTGTGCTGATCATCCAGATCATCTGCCTTTATCTCACCAACGTTGGTGCAAATCCTACGCTCTATATCAGAAACTTGTGAACTATCAACAAACGAAAGGAAGGCTGGAACCTAAGCTCCCCACCAAAGTTATGGAGCATTACAGAATACCAGAGAAAATGAATGAGGTGCTTGGAGCTATGTATGAGGAAAAAATTG acATGGATGAGATTCAGTACGCAGCGTTGACGCAACTTGCATCAGCACCATTGACAGCAGCGTACGGTTATCAGATCTACAGCACCAAGATGAACTCGACATGCGCTAATGGAGTCTTAAAG ACCACGTTCACTATCCACGCAGTGGGTACAGACCTTCAATTCGAAGCTGATGCCTTGAACAAGTGGGAAATATTCTTCTTACACTTGCGGCCTGATGTCCAAGATCTGAGAGTGGTGCTTGTTGGACCAGACCTGAATCCTTCAGAACTTCCTCTGGAATTACTTGGAAAAATCAA GCTATGTGAGAACTGTCGTGCAAACAAACGCAGAGTGATGTTTCACTTCCACGACAAGGAAACGTACCACGAATATTATTCCGGCGACGACTTTATCACACCAGATGTCG
- the LOC125072566 gene encoding uncharacterized protein LOC125072566 isoform X1 — protein sequence MNSKKGKTKNRPKPSKTSQNVDLVDTKDAEISSKADESEKCESLKKEEITLPELNIDAAPEVIEQPVVPASEAPKKPKRSKAKKKQDTCIEPIAHDNLNTNAAEDDKKGNIVQTELQESVDVVPVARKKKTKSKKILDQPKANVEPQASECEVKIVEEKNTDINFDISHKENQDTEAPKTSELLQKETIVSKKKKKKKHRHDSEKSDLNDPCTLAFQKLLESSEDVNEENESEKVSVDTINLTQENISAIPVLITDSNQTRDLQENVKDDASKSKKKNKKGKKQPPETESQIKKECKHEPEEDVANVTTDKNITTENIELDTSAMDLNLKPKAKIVKPVQKKRKAKSESQDENIPESIEIDSEIKINEPKMVSEDKIPDKSIQESEVTNISISLIDDTKDIENKALSEITDKIDSTGENLSTEVFSSLEALSKNEEENLVSEKSFELPKIKEIPQEKDIIKSDSEKGSDNSGFVKVKTGKQKKKRQQNVDTVPEIIESVGPSTVKGSEINVLEHETSTSKDQKETYFEKHCDFVENSPKQDELETLSIATPDLIQYPRSTSQQHFDDNNNDTIIEEISTTDEFKLGIPIYTATPIIQGSGESPEAKTITEPIDVKVTEVTSPTISTSNDKNDIKSRIIEVNNDMEELRRSIERSLAELTGAEICTTEVDKEFEELFQNQMEDSQRTKRPEDKLESLQAEQLKSDETIMKSQKESVDTEIVRVSKLNTIIEIKSEQADATINQPISTEDSTEKPDMESDATSTVPICPARSKGKSKSKKKGKKETLSTSSNNSTTQQSDTTKKDTPKTSKSNNSDKSDQKPESSKEKGKQQSVNPTGDSDPNLKHLKLDLSFEPIENFEDALTSSADDVNKTFEIIVNEATESLRQNNPQINIIAPKEDTEEKNKEKKRKQNPASQPKNLLGKPNIPASSNKTDYKKEKNKPPNSIQAKVKIKDSVEIEKFNKDLKESHIDGKNKLNKQSNGPDTYSYLSNTNEDFIYKYSFRKVFLQSSCHVCKKALIHRFPCKFCSLVFYCSQKHHDEDWARHQFLCFAVSTIAHLKEQKHIYADAQNITGQDYRVLRMQMILSCEKILKRKLVPWEQEALLYPRLCADTSCRQWKQTKLKDCEGCGQISYCADHPDHLPLSHQRWCKSYALYQKLVNYQQTKGRLEPKLPTKVMEHYRIPEKMNEVLGAMYEEKIDMDEIQYAALTQLASAPLTAAYGYQIYSTKMNSTCANGVLKKTTFTIHAVGTDLQFEADALNKWEIFFLHLRPDVQDLRVVLVGPDLNPSELPLELLGKIKLCENCRANKRRVMFHFHDKETYHEYYSGDDFITPDVVCAFNPNIQRSSLYNIKDTWSSTIDSILQQKVPFIITSYNIEELERDISRVKEITRYNFNVVSEAKHNPFSSLRPDRNFITDHEIPLLFKNYCFSILCGAF from the exons ATGAATAGTAAGAAAGGTAAAACTAAAAACCGACCGAAACCATCAAAAACTTCACAAAACGTAGACTTAGTAGATACAAAAGATGCTGAGATTTCTAGCAAAGCTGATGAATCTGAAAAGTGTGAAAGTCTTAAAAAAGAAGAGATTACTTTACCGGAGCTTAATATTGATGCTGCACCTGAAGTCATAGAGCAGCCCGTCGTGCCGGCTAGTGAAGCTCCCAAAAAGCCAAAACGAAGCAAAGCTAAAAAGAAACAAGACACGTGTATCGAACCGATAGCACatgacaatttaaatacaaatgctgcagaagatgataaaaaaggaaatattgtCCAAACTGAATTGCAAGAATCTGTTGATGTTGTACCGGTCGCtcgtaaaaagaaaacaaaaagtaagaaaatattGGACCAACCAAAAGCTAATGTAGAACCACAAGCTTCAGAATGCGAGGTTAAAATAGTGgaagaaaaaaatacagacattAATTTTGACATATCTCATAAAGAAAATCAGGATACGGAAGCACCTAAAACTTCCGaattattacaaaaagaaaCAATCGTTtctaagaaaaagaaaaaaaagaaacatcgcCATGATTCAGAAAAATCTGATTTAAATGACCCTTGTACTCTAgcttttcaaaaattattagaATCATCAGAAGACGTTAATGAAGAAAATGAAAGTGAAAAGGTATCAGTGGACACTATCAATCTTACACAGGAAAATATAAGCGCAATTCCAGTACTTATTACGGATTCAAACCAAACTAGAGATTTACAAGAAAATGTAAAGGATGACGCATCGAAaagcaagaaaaaaaataaaaaaggtaaaaaacaGCCACCCGAAACAGAGTCACAAATCAAAAAAGAATGTAAACATGAACCAGAAGAGGATGTCGCAAATGTTacaacagataaaaatattactacagaaaatattgaattagaCACATCAGCAATGGACCTTAACTTGAAACCGAAAGCAAAAATTGTCAAGCCTGTTCAAAAGAAACGTAAAGCAAAATCAGAATCTCAAGATGAAAATATCCCAGAATCAATAGAAATTGATTCAGAAATTAAAATCAACGAACCTAAAATGGTATCTGAAGATAAAATCCCCGATAAGAGTATTCAAGAAAGTGAGGTTACGAATATATCCATAAGTTTGATAGACGATACGAAGGATATTGAAAATAAAGCGTTGTCGGAAATTACTGATAAAATTGATAGTACGGGTGAAAATCTTTCCACTGAAGTATTTTCATCATTAGAGGCATTAAGTAAAAATGAAGAAGAAAATCTTGTTAGTGAAAAATCTTTTGAACTACCTAAAATTAAGGAAATTCCACAAGAAAAAGACATTATAAAATCAGATAGCGAAAAAGGGTCTGACAATTCGGGCTTCGTAAAAGTTAAGACGggtaaacaaaagaaaaaacgaCAGCAAAATGTTGATACCGTACCTGAGATTATAGAATCTGTGGGTCCTTCAACAGTTAAGGGATCTGAAATAAATGTCCTAGAACATGAAACGTCAACTAGTAAAGATcaaaaagaaacatattttgaaaaGCATTGTGATTTTGTAGAAAATAGTCCTAAACAAGATGAACTGGAAACGTTAAGTATAGCTACTCCTGATTTGATTCAATACCCTAGATCTACAAGTCAACAACACTTTgacgataataataatgatacaatAATTGAAGAAATATCAACGACGGATGAGTTTAAATTGGGTATTCCTATTTATACAGCAACACCTATTATTCAAGGATCAGGTGAATCACCCGAAGCTAAAACTATTACTGAACCAATAGATGTTAAAGTTACTGAAGTAACTTCACCGACCATTAGCACTAGCAATGacaaaaatgatataaagtCCAGAATTATTGAAGTGAACAACGATATGGAAGAATTAAGGCGATCCATTGAAAGATCATTGGCAGAATTAACAGGTGCTGAAATATGCACTACTGAAGTAGATAAAGAGTTTGAAgagttatttcaaaatcaaatggAAGACTCACAACGAACAAAACGACCAGAGGATAAATTAGAAAGTTTACAAGCAGAACAATTGAAATCAGATGAAACAATTATGAAGTCGCAGAAAGAAAGTGTTGATACAGAAATCGTCAGAGTAagtaaattgaatacaattattgaaataaaatctgaaCAAGCAGACGCAACCATTAACCAACCGATATCTACTGAGGATAGTACCGAAAAGCCTGATATGGAATCGGATGCAACAAGTACAGTTCCTATTTGTCCAGCTAGAAGTAAAGGTAAAAGCAAATCAaagaaaaaaggtaaaaaagaaACTTTATCTACCAGTAGTAACAATTCCACTACTCAACAGTCAGACACTACGAAAAAAGACACACCTAAAACCTCTAAATCTAATAATTCTGATAAATCTGATCAAAAACCTGAATCATCAAAAGAAAAAGGTAAACAACAATCAGTAAATCCTACTGGAGATTCTGATCCtaatttgaaacatttgaaGTTGGATTTGTCTTTTGAGCCAATAGAAAATTTTGAAGACGCTCTTACATCTAGCGCTGATGACGTCAATAAaacttttgaaataattgtaaacGAAGCAACTGAATCGTTACGACAAAACAAtccacaaataaatataatagctCCGAAAGAAGATACCGAAGAAAAGAATAAAGAAAAGAAGCGAAAACAAAATCCTGCATCGCAGCCAAAAAACTTATTAGGCAAACCCAACATTCCTGCATCATCGAATAAAACTGATtacaaaaaggaaaaaaataaacctcCCAATTCAATACAagctaaagttaaaataaaggaTTCTGTGGAAATcgaaaaattcaataaagatttaaaagaaTCTCATATCgatggtaaaaataaattaaataaacagagtAATGGTCCCGatacttattcatatttatcGAACACGAACGaagatttcatttataaatacagtttCCGTAAAGTTTTCCTACAAAGTAGTTGCCACGTTTGTAAGAAGGCGTTGATACACAGATTCCCTTGTAAGTtttgttcattagttttctactgCAGTCAAAAACATCACGACGAAGATTGGGCTAGGCATCAATTCTTGTGTTTCGCTGTTTCCACAATTGCTCATCTAAAAG aaCAAAAACACATCTACGCTGATGCTCAAAATATTACCGGACAGGACTATCGCGTGCTTAGAATGCAAATGATTCTGTCTTGTGAAAAGATACTAAAACGAAAGCTGGTACCTTGGGAACAAGAGGCCTTGCTGTATCCTAGACTTTGTGCGGATACAAGTTGTAGACAATGGAAGCAAACGAAACTGAAAGATTGTGAGGGATGTGGTCAG ATATCATACTGTGCTGATCATCCAGATCATCTGCCTTTATCTCACCAACGTTGGTGCAAATCCTACGCTCTATATCAGAAACTTGTGAACTATCAACAAACGAAAGGAAGGCTGGAACCTAAGCTCCCCACCAAAGTTATGGAGCATTACAGAATACCAGAGAAAATGAATGAGGTGCTTGGAGCTATGTATGAGGAAAAAATTG acATGGATGAGATTCAGTACGCAGCGTTGACGCAACTTGCATCAGCACCATTGACAGCAGCGTACGGTTATCAGATCTACAGCACCAAGATGAACTCGACATGCGCTAATGGAGTCTTAAAG AAGACCACGTTCACTATCCACGCAGTGGGTACAGACCTTCAATTCGAAGCTGATGCCTTGAACAAGTGGGAAATATTCTTCTTACACTTGCGGCCTGATGTCCAAGATCTGAGAGTGGTGCTTGTTGGACCAGACCTGAATCCTTCAGAACTTCCTCTGGAATTACTTGGAAAAATCAA GCTATGTGAGAACTGTCGTGCAAACAAACGCAGAGTGATGTTTCACTTCCACGACAAGGAAACGTACCACGAATATTATTCCGGCGACGACTTTATCACACCAGATGTCG